In Carassius auratus strain Wakin chromosome 41, ASM336829v1, whole genome shotgun sequence, the DNA window ATAAAGAATATATGAAGTGAGTGAGTTAGATGCCCTAGTGATAAACAGAAATTTTGATTGAATCCATTTTCAGTTTCTAATGCTGTTGCTTCTTGGCTTGAATTCAAGAGTtatctaagagagagagagagagagagagagataaagaaagaaagaaagtataaTATGCAGTATAAtatgcaagaaagaaagaaagaaagaaagaaagaaagaaagaaagaaagaaagaaagaaagaaagaaagaaagaaagaaaaagaaaatatggaACTGAGAAATGAAAAAGACAGACAAGACAGTTTTCTTGGGCAAATGGGTTTTATGTGAAACTGgtgaacaaaacagaaaaatgtctgtttattttggatttataataatttagtatTTAGTAGTTTGTTTAATGATTTAGCAattctttctatttattttgaTGGCGGATTGTTGGATCCATTGGAAAatagtgttttaatatttttatttctaatgtaAAATCAGGTAAAACTTCACCAGTCTAACTTTTAACATATTAATTGAATAACCTTTTTTATACTCACTACAGTCATTTTGCAAAAGCTcatataaatagcattttaatgaaacaatattaaagctctcaatgtgtgtgtgtgtacgtttcAGCCATGAACAccggaatctgtgtgtgtgtgctgctggcTGCCCTCTCCACCAGCAGTTGTCTTTCACTTTATACACACTCAGAAGATGGGGGTCAGTCTGATCTCGGGACCATAGCGGAACACACACGCCACACCCGTGCAGCACCCTCCAGTGGACAACTCAGCCTGCTGCCCAAAACAGAGGATGATGAAGAGCCCCGCAGCAGCTTGACTGAACTCCTAGCCAGAATCATCTCCACCAAAGGTGATATTCTCCTTTCAAATGACTTTGTATTTACTGAACATTTATAATTTGCCCTTCATGCATCATATGTTATACCCTATAAACTATAATCATGCCATTTCAGTAGCACTCATTCGCATTAACTTTGGTCGgagtcatattttcatttttgagattTCTATTGAACCTCAACAAcaacatgaattatataataattacatcacatataaatactactactactacttataataaATGTATCTCTTTATCTAAATAGATAAACATTTTCCAAAGGTTTCTGGGCTTAAATatgtgaataaatgttttttttcttttgtccatGCATGCAGGTACATATCGCAGAAGTCCCTCTTCGAAAAGCAGGTCCATGGGCACCTCTCACAGAATAAAGGACAGAGATTACTTAGGATGGATGGATTTTGGCCGACGGAGTGCAGAGGAATATGAATACTCCTCATAAGACCCTTTCAACAAATCATAAGATTCAGCCTGATAAGTCAATCATCTGTACAGAGTCACCCATTTTTATTTAACTCAAATCACAGTCTGAGAACTCGGTCTGATATTAATTTGTTTGTACATCGGAGATgatgcaatatataaatatatgtgtccatctatatatatttattttgcagaaaaaaaacacGAGTGAGAATGTAGTCTCGACTGCTTTTATTCTCATAAGTCATGTACATATGATTTTGTCCTCACTTTAGGAATATCACAGGTGTCTATGAATAAATCATTGCCTTAACTCACTCATCCAAAGTCTCATGGCTATCGTAACTCATTGTGTACTTGAAACATTgtgcagggggaaaaaaatcctgTGACAGAAATATCCAAGTTTGACCAGTATAATATGCATTTTGGACCATTAAACAATatcaacaaaaaagaaagaaaatcataacaAGAAAAAAATTGGCAGAAGAAAAACTAAATCAGCATGGCATTTGTCCATATTCCCATATTAGTTTTTCTTAGCATGTAGCTTTGATTTACTATCTTAGCTGAATCCACCCAGGGTCGGCGTTTGTCTATGGCATTCGATGTGTACCCTAACAGAATTCAGAATTCAGACGAAGATGCTCATGGTAGCGAGGTGTGTTATGATGAGCACTGCTGTTGATTGGATCTCACTTCAGGATTGTAGTTAGTGTAGGTTTTGGTCATTACAATAtttctttcttattattattttaacgatggaaaattAAAAATGGCAAATTTTGCAAAAATCATATACATGTATGCATTATtgctaaagtatttttttttaaatgctctctTTGTGGATAGTGCGCAATGGCAGTTTATTGCATCAATTATCACACATATTTTAGATTACTTCCCACCTACCACTACCCACTTATGCAATAAGAACTGCACAGGCAAGGTAAgacatatgtttttatatttaatgctgttcaccGTTAAGTTTATTTAATAGTGCATCATACACTTTGTTTAGGTATATGTGGGTTTATCATTCAGGAATGTTGTGGTTGCGTATATATGTCCACAGCGAATTATGCCATACCCTAGGTTTTCATGAAATGCCAATACTAAGCCATTTGTATGGTGTTGAGGGACGAAGGTAACAGATTACAGTTAATGATCTTATTATGAAAGCTTTCTCTTATTTGCCCCCTGAAGCTGAAAAGCTAGCATTACAGCACTAGCACCACAAGTAACCTTCAAATCCAATTCTCTTTCTGTTGCCCGAGGGACAGATTAGAGCTCAGGCAATAATACCCAATAATTCTGCTGTGAGAAAAGGgtgagagatagagaaagaaacACATGCAGTCAGTTAGACAGGGAGACAACGTTCCATGGTTTATTGTGCAAAACACTTGAGTTAGCACATAATAGATGAATCGTAGGCTGATAATTGCGAGCGAATGAAGGGTTACACCAAACAAAAAGAGCCATTATGCCACAGGTGTGCCTTAGTGAAAGATATTTCATTTCGTTAGACAATAATAAAGTGAACCAATAAATGCACGCTAACACACAGTGCCAAACATGGAAAGGTTTGCAACCAGGGCAATTAAATGTGTTCTGGCAATGTAGATACATACTAAAATCCCCATCAACACCACCACCACCTTCCTCACACATAAACAAATGTATCTTTGAAGTGCTTTTCATTGAGTGATTTCACTGACTGAAAGAGTTTGGTTTTGCCTTTTTGAACACAGATAAGAactttaaaaggggtcatatggtgtGATttcaaatttttcctttctctttggagtgttacaagct includes these proteins:
- the LOC113059638 gene encoding cholecystokinin-like, with the translated sequence MNTGICVCVLLAALSTSSCLSLYTHSEDGGQSDLGTIAEHTRHTRAAPSSGQLSLLPKTEDDEEPRSSLTELLARIISTKGTYRRSPSSKSRSMGTSHRIKDRDYLGWMDFGRRSAEEYEYSS